AACcggaaagagaaagaaaatagGTAGCGTAGGAGAGAAGGCATATCTTACTTTCTACAAAGGTGGTAAGACCGATTGGACTATGCAGGAGTATTCTATTCCTGTCCACAATAATCACCTTCATCAGGTTTAATCTCTTTTCGCATTTTTATTTACCTTAATTGTCTAAATCCTTCTgaaattttcattttcatttttataAAGTATTCAGAGTAAAATACAAAATTCGGTCTAATTACATTAAATCGTTCTCAACTGTACCCAATTAAGATGATCAGGTTTCAGTCGATGGATTGAATTAATCGAGACCAATATTGTTTTTCCATGGCTTGCAATTTTTTATCTCGCAAAATCACAGACCTAAGCTACAGATTGGTATTTATACTTTTAACTCAATTTATCTATACTTGAAAATACTGATTTTGGTCATATTCTTAACTTACCCAAACAACTAGTTTTTGACACTCTAAATATGAAATCTTTACGTTAAACATCAAATCTTTCGATTTTTAAAATGATTGGAATGTttggagatttttttttaaatggttttctataattaaaaaaaaaatcgtcTAAGAGAAAACAAATTGTGCAAAAATAATAGTTTTGAAGGATGATGAAAAGCGAAAGCAACATCTTTTAATATCAAAATCCTTTAAAAAAAACCCTTGGATTTTGGGCACAAAGAGATGGTCGTTCTTTTCTTGTTCTCTCTAGTAatgtgcaaattttttttttgtttcttaaaACAAGAAATTAAGATGATCTGACTCGATTCGGTTCTAATGCACGAGCTATGTTCCTTTTTATATGCTCACTGAGAACTAGCTATTCTAGAAGTTGTAAGATTGGCAATGCAATGGTCTACCCCTTGAAAATAATACCTTTTCTTTCTTCATAAATGCAGAAGTACACCAATGTCATTTGCTGCTTGAGGTTGAAAACTGATAACAAAGGCAGGAAGGCTAATAAGCAAAAGTCTGCTCATGTTATTTCTCACTCGAAGAAGAAAGGGCGGAAAGCCAATGCTCCATGCTGCAAGGAAGGTGAAACTAGTGGCGACAATATCACTCCTGATCTTGAAAATCCAGTAGCATCTGCTGTAACTCCACTGGTAAATATAGCAATTTCCTATTCTACATTTTTCTAGATCAAGCTATTCATTTAAATCACCATACGTGAGCTATGAATTCAAACCTGAGCATCTGCTAATTTATAATGCATAATTGTAGGTACATGGTCACGATGAAGTGAATCATCAGCAATTCTCGCCAATGCTCTTACCAGGATCCAGCTTCATAGAGCACACATTGAGTTTGATGCTCGACTACGAGATGCAAGTTGCATCTGGAGAAAATGGTGAAGTAAGTGGAAAAACCACTTCTGATCTTGTTCTTGAAAATCCATCAGCATCTACTGATATTAGTCCATTGGTAAGAAAAAGAAATGCTCTGTCTACATTCTACAATGTTTATTCATTCGTATCAACCATGTGAGGTGCAACCAAGCTTAAGCATGTTTGTTATAATTTATGATTGCAGGTACAATGTGATGATGAGGTGAGTTGTCAACTATCTTCGCAAATATACTCACCAGATTTCAGCGAGAAGATGTTGAGTTCTCTGCTTGACAATGCGATACAAGCTCCATCTGGAATAGATGGTGAATTAAGTGGCCAAATCTTTTCTGATTTTGCTCACATGCTCGGCAATGAGAAGCTAGTTCCATCTGGAGAAAATGGTGCAATAAGTGGCCAAACATCTTCTGATATTGAAAATCAATTAGCACATGCTGTTATAAGTCCATTGGTAAGAAAAAACAATGCTCTTTCTACATTTTTTGAAatatcattttattcatataaatCATGATAAGTTAATCCAAGCTTGAATATCTGcttattataaatttataattgcAGCTACATTGTCCCGATGAAGCAAGTAGTCAATTATTCTCCCCAGATTCCAGCTTCAAAGGGAAGACGTTGAGTTTTATTTCTGACAATGACATGCATGTTCCATCTGGAGCATATGGTGAACTAAGTGGAATATCCACATCTGATCTTGAAAATCCACTAGCATCTGCTGTTGTCAGTTCTTCAGTAAGAAAAAACAACGCTCTATGTACATTTTACAATGTTAAGTTATTTGTACAATTCATGGGAGTTGAAGCCAAACTTAAACATTTGCTTGTTCTAATTTATTATTGCAGGTACAATGTGATGACGATGCGAGTTGTCAACTAGTCTCACAAATATACTCACCAGATTCCAGCAAGCAGATGTTAAGTTCTCTGCTTGACTACAAGATACAAGCTCCATCGGGAACAGATGGTGAATTAAGTGGCCAAAGCTCTTCAGATTTTGATAATCAAGTAGCATTTGTTGTAAGTCCATTGATAAGGAATAGCATTGTTCTTTTCTACATTTTCCAATATCTAAGTATTCCTATTAATTGTGGGAGGTGTTTATAACTCTTAATTGTAGGCACATTGCGATGACGAAATGAATCGCCATCTATCTTGGCCAATGTACTCACCAGATGTATCAAATGAGTATTATGTGAAATTTGCAGATCCATTTGTTGTTGATCGTGAAGAAAACGACAATAGAACAACAACAGGTCTTTTCAGTACTTATAGAACTTCATCAAAAAGGCCATATGTGTATTTTGATGGCCAATTTATGGGTGAAGCACACACTGAAGAAGTCAATGAACGAGCAAAGAGATGTGTTTATTGGCCATTGGATGGTTAATCCAATAGCTAATGAACCCTGTAGGAGGATATCACTAGGAGATTTAGTTGTAATGATATTCTTCTATGGATCTTTGTTTCTTTACGCGTTAATAGTTCATTTTCTTAGATCAACCTCCTTGGAGACAACAGAATGGAGAGTGTTAAGTTTCAAGAGTTCTACCCAAAGTTAGTTTTTTGATAATGGGTAGAGTAACTCGTGATGATCTTATAAGATAATCTTATAAGTGGGTTAATATTCCCACAACTATTCAATGGGGGCACTGTTATATGCCCATTCGAGAGAGTGAATTAGTGACACTTTTTTAGTACTAATTTTGAACTCTAGTGGCTGTTTATGGCACTATTATTTTGGAGCGAATAATCGTTTCAATTATTTGGTTATTAACCATGTTAGAACAAAGGTATGGAGATTTAGACAGTATGGGGAAAGTTTATTTGACGAGAGAATAAGAAGACAGTAAAATGGAGAAAATTTTAAGATCCATGGTATTTCAACTCAAAATTTTTTTAGTAATGAGTAAAGGAGCCATGATCTTATAAGTGGGTACATGTATTCGGTTGTTTGAGCTATTGGTTGTTAGAATAAACATAGGTTTTGAAATTTGGAGAGTAAGATGAAGACTTAGAAGAGTAGAATGGAGAGTATGTTAAAGATCTTTGGTGTTTCCAACTCAAAATCCATTTTAAATGGTACTGAATAAAAGAGAAATTGATTCCCAAGTACAGCTGCCTGATCGTACCCTTGCCTTAAAGAACTTCAACAGTTAAGGATTCATGAAGAATACTTTtaggaattggagatttctcagGAGGACTATTGGAATGTCAGGTTTTCTTTTTCTCAGAGGCAAAGATCCAGCTGCAGAAGAACTTTTTGTCTGCGGCAACATCTGGAAAATGGAAACAAGGTAAGAAACTTGCTTCATAATTGAGAACTAAAGATAAGCCAAGTGAAACTTTACATATATTGAAATAGCTCTTTGTATAATAACTTGATTGTCTTCTTCAACTCCTTGTGATTTGTATTTGCAGACCAGAGAAGCTGCAAAACAACTTGTTTATGTTTGACTGGCCCAGAAAGGTCAGGTTTGTAGAGTCTCAACAATGTCTTGAGAAAAGGTTTAAAGCAGCAACTTGGAGAAGCACTTGAAGTCTGCAATCAGTAGTGGAAGAGTTTCGTATCTTTGTGGAAGCTTAATCTATCTTGATCTGTAGTTCTACTAACTTATTTCATGTATTGAAGGGCAAGATTTCATTCCTGCAATGGTGTTTGCGGAAGCAGGAACTATAATTCAGTAGGAGTTCCTTTCTTTGGCTCTTTTATTATTAGTCCAAAGGTAAAGATTACTACAATGCTGCTATGATTGGGGGTGTAAGAACATGACATTTCATCACCACTTTATATGGCGTTAAATCCTACTCCATGTATGTTGATGCAGCACTACTATACTTTATCACTGGTTATACATGTGCGGCGGTTTCGTTTCACCGAAATTTCACGGCAACATACTGTTGCGGTTCAACTTTGTTATGTACTTTAATATCAACTTCTTATGTATGCCTTTAAATTCTGTGGAGCTTTATATGATATCTATCAATTTTATCTTGTTGGCAGCATAAAAATCAGATGCCATTAAGTGACATCTTTACTCTTACTCATACTTCACACACCCCTACCCAAACACATCTGGATTATCGTGTTATTATAGTGCATTCTGATACAATAAAGTGTGACTTATAGGATTTTAATTTGTGCATGTTCACGTGTTTTCTCTTAGTTTATATTTGCCAAGTATTAAAGGATTTACATAAAttattatgatatagtttatataTGTATTATTAAGTTTGGCAGTCTTCTAATAATATTTATAGCAGCTCAAAAGACAAACTATTTAGAGAAGATATCAGAAAAATCACTTAGAAGGTTTGTCATGAGAGAAACAAACCCTTCTGTAAAGAGTTTTATTTATATAGCTAAAAAATACAAGGGCGGAGCTCAAGAAGAGCTTAACGACTAATACGACAGAATTAACAACCAACAAATCATAAAATTGACTACTGAAGTTGGTTACAACAGTTTACTAATACAAAACAAATCAGCTTTGATTTAGCTCTTTACTAATATGGTTATCAACCCCCTCAAGCTAAAAGGGGTTGGAACCACTTTAAGCTTGGATTTCAGGTACACAAACCAATCTAATGGAAGATTTATGGTAAGCACATTAGCAACTTGGTCTACATAAGAAACATGGCGCACAACAAGTGTCTTTGCAAGGATTTGGTCTCGAACAAAATGGAGATAAATTTCTAAGTGTTTTGAGCGAGCATGGAAAACAGGGTTGGTACCTAAGGCAGTGACACTTTGATTGTCAACCCAAAGTATAGGAGGTTGATGAAGCTGTACCTGTAACTCAGTAAGCATCAGAATCGACCATTTTATCTCAGCAGAGGCATTTGCTAAGGCTTGAAACTCACTTTCAGTACTTGAATGAGCTACCACTTGTTGTGTCTTAGCAGACCAAGAAACTAAGTTTCCTCCAAGAAACATAGCATAGCCTCTTATTGATCGTCTGTCATCCAGGCAGCTTGCCCAATCAGCATCCGAGTATACTTGAAGACATAATGTCACAACAGGTGTTAAAAGAAGACCATCTAAAATACTGCCCTTTAAGTAACATAGAAGGCTTTTACAAGCTTCCCAGTGAACATCAGTTGGAACATGGATAAATTGGTTcagtttattgataataaaagcAACATTGTAAAAGTAAGGTAATGTAGTGCTCCCAAAGTACTCCTGTAGAGTGAAACATCGACAAATGGAACACCTTCTGTGAGAGACAGCTTATGAGCAGAGCTGGTAGGACTCAAACAAGATTTAGCACCATCCATATGTAATTTCACTAGTATATAAGTGATATATTTGGTTTGTGATAAGTACATTCCGACTGAGTTGCGATGAATTTCAACACCTAGGAAGTAGTGAACTGAACCTAATTCTTTTAAGGAAAAAGATTTGTTTAAGTCACTTATAAGCTTGGAAATGAGACAACTATTTGGGCTGTTAACAAGgagatcatcaacataaaccAAAAGAATTACCAATTGATTGCCTTAGCCAAAAATAAAGAGAGAGTTGTCGGATTTAGAAGCAACAAATCCTCATTGAAATAAAGCTTGTTTGAGCTTATCATTCCATGCTCTTGGAGCTTGCTTCAAGCCGTATATAGCTTTATTTAGCTTGCACACATATGTAGGCTTGCTAGCATCAACAAATCCTTGTAGTTTATGCATAAACATTGTTTCATTGAGATTGTCATGCAAAAAGGCATTTCTAACATCTAATTGCTTGACATTCCTGTTAGAAGTTATGGCTAGTGTAAGAACAATTTGAACATTTGTTGTAATgacctagatagccaagaccgttactctgtgtattttaaatagtgttagacttgctaatcgagtcatttgaccataaatgtgcaactaaatgtgattaacgactTAGAGTTAAAATTTTTGGATGAAAGGAAtggtcatttcattaaaatgttaagtgcctacatggaatcccaaaataaacgtttacaaggtcatttacagttccaaaagggtaattacaacttaaaattaaaaaacagccaacctaagcggcaaaatatggtTTGATTCTAGTTTCTCTGAGAAACCccggccgtggtggttgagcagccgcatatgtacacgtcaccatcGAAGCTttccaacttatggctggtccagcttccctttccccttacatgcaccatatatcacccgtgagccaaggctcagcaagaaaacttaaacatactcataagcatttaataacatatcacataatcataagaagcatgcctagcagtgataaccctactcatgcatgcattctattcagataagtgactaataagtcatatcgGGGGCCTGTTGCCCTAGGATATGCGACTATAGAGTCACCTCGGGGCCcactgccctatcctctgtataaccatccTTAGAGCttgcccagcgtacctggcactttagttttccaatgaccatagggttgGTCAAGCATATAATATGCTcctaattaggcctaaccatattgaccaacgctcagcgcgctatttctgcccttgacttataagttaattcttttcaatcagataatgcaaacatgcatacaCCATTtaacaattattcacatacaaggcattcaaacatgcttaatcaagcaatcacaagcacaatcataatcatgctcatgcacaggggcccgagccctaatcaaatctatgtttaacaactgggccaagccctaatcacatacattacgtattgggtgagattttcttacctctggtccaagcacaagttagttAACCACGACCTCTAGCAGtatcctagtcataaccataataaatgatatttatcaatatcaagtaaataaaggcttctggaccgattcctagcctccgggacctcaaattctactaaattgggtagtaggatccttcccaaaCCCTTAGGATTGAGTTCTCGCCACCTAAAACCTATTTTGGCCAATTCTCCCAATTAGCGCCCCAGCGCCCCCTGACAGGTCACGGTGCGCCTTAAGTCAGAGAACCCCCTACCTTAATCCCAAAAATGCGCATCGCGGCGTAGCCCTGAAGGGTCACGACATGCCTATGTGATTCAGAGAGCCACCCGGGCTCTGGGTTCACgcgggtcgcggcgccccaagaacagggccgcggtgcgaCCCCACGAACCCAATTTTTTCCAGCTTTTCTCCAAGCCAATTTCCCCCAAAATCCATCCCAAAGCAAACCCAAAGCCACAATTGAGTTCCAAAGCATCATCAACACATTAtcaccatcaaaacccaaccttGAATTCAATCAAAACcccaccaaaactcaaaatcctcaccttgagcctcaaagctAAAGAACACTCTTAGAACCAAATCAAAACTAATcaaaacaaggtttacaaccttacctcaattgtgacTTATGACCTCCTAGCTGCAGCTAACCAAATTCTAGCCTCAAGCCTTCAATTCAATGCTAGCTCTTTAAAAATTCAATGACTTTAAGCTTGGAAagggagagaaaaagagagtGTAACGcactggttactccaagaccgttactgtgagttgtgaaccgtgcttaactcgctaatcgagttctttggttataaacgtgcatctaggtgttattaataggttaaggtagaaaaccaatcaaaaggaaatgatatattttatttaaaacataaaattattcATTGGCctataaaaacatttacaagttatttacaatacaaaatagtcattacagtgtaaaaattacaacccgccgacctaagcagcaacaatagggttaaccccctagttcctccgagaaactccttggccgtggtggtcaagcggctgcatatgtacacatcaccacctaagctctccactcaaggctgggtgagcttttctttccctttacctgcaccacatagcacccgtgagccaaggctcagcaagaaaactcattactgcatgtatataatatcaaatgatgatcgtGATAATCATAAAGGACTTATTGCCCTAAACAGTTGAGTGACAgatgtgtaagtcactaatgtgggttccgcacccttctTAAATGAGTGaccgagtcactagcttaaaccagatgagtgactgatgagcgagtcactaATGAAAACCAATTGAGTGACCgtggagtcactagtgtgggttctgTACCCTTAGCCAtttgacgatgcagtcacctgggccttttggccttggctctgagtgactagtcatggaactagacaagcacttttagttttcatcgaacttggggtcggtccagcattaatgctcatggtgagtcattcaatgctgatttcgattagatctaatattttcagctctgtgttcatgacgcttatgccgctcctgactcataggtcaataacatacgactagtgctcagtactactgttgaacttgactagtaagtcacagcttcacagttagttctgacaccattgccgattctgattaataagttagtgccattcaaaagtaagcaagatttgctaagcatttgatatgcaatcaatgtccacatttaaacattcaacatgcctcatgaataaccatgcatgtcacatatggggtgcagctttcttacctctagttcgagtgagaaatagtaaaagaacgacccttgagaacgatcgacattttgattccttagcggttacctagtcataaccaatgataacctccattaatgaaaatcaacaataaaagggtcttgacctaaacctcactcccgagaccccGAATTGTACTCAAACGGTgtgtagattcgatctcgagccttaggaattgaaaccctgagccaaaaacccttaaaaatgcccaaaataggAATCTGGAAAAATggggtagcgctacccccctagcgccccagcgccctTGGCAGAGGAGAATCCctcctggctagcgctgtagcgcccactgatgggcgctgtagcgctacaactagGGTTTTCAACCCGGGTTTTCCCATCCTTCGACACATCCATTTCTAACCTAAAAAACcaacttccaaacctcatttaaacccccaattgaacccaaaaaccatctacacatgtcctaggcatcataacccaagtaaccctagctaaaaactcccatcaattcccaataTCAACTctagaaatccaagctgaaaTCCAAAACGAGAACAGAGTAAACCAGAgtttttaatggctagaaccttaccttaagctcagTTTAGGAATctcaaaagaagctcaaaaatccaagaagaaaatgaagagaaaatgATGTACGAGATAGAAGTTCAATTATCTGTTTTGGCCAAGGTTccacaaccttcaatggcttatacatatcctagggtgaaaagactaaattgcccctaGGCTATTTAAAATCctttaaaggctcccaagggtaaaactgtcctttcccacctatttcgttaatcataattaacgctctacaattcccgttattcccaaaattctcaaataccaataattcatatcacgttaccctttaattcccggaaacgttctaatcaccaaattactctgagactcaccctgagccctgaaattaatcccgttatgaccaaattgCTAACTtgtactcaaagatcgtctcatggcaaatggctcgaacaaatccacattataatgtggtctcatcaatgattcaccaacatgcatgaaactATACAATTATgtcctcaacgagccaaattaccaaaatgccccatgatgaaatgtggacccacatgcatgcatttaacatcatattatattataattcacataaacatgcacataatcaattaatggcataataaatcaagtaTGGCCCTATTGGCCTacaaatccaaccattaaacctcattagggattttagggcattaaaattatcccctccttacagaaatttcatccttgaaatttacttgaacagctcgggatactgactctgcatgtctgactccagctcccaggtcgcttgctgttcctccacaattccttaaccaaaggtatcatcttattcctgaggaccttgtcctttctgtcaagtattcggactggttgttcctcataggagagatctgcctcaagctccagatcttcatagctcagaacatgagtcacatcagatacatacctccgaagagctgaaacgtgaaacacattatgcaggACTGACAATGCCGTTGGTAAGgccaacttgtaagccacctgaccaatcccctccaggatctcaaatggacctacaaatttggggctcagcttgcccttcttcccaaatctcctcacccatttccatggcgagactctaaggaaaacatagtctcccacttggaactccacgttcccgggcttgggatctgcatagctttt
This genomic interval from Humulus lupulus chromosome 8, drHumLupu1.1, whole genome shotgun sequence contains the following:
- the LOC133797393 gene encoding protein SOMBRERO-like, producing the protein MSSNPSVVPVGLTFSPTDQEVIDYYLRLKLLGMDSEVDPYIAEVDILDFDPWELPAKSKLKSNNNEWWFSSRSFYRTSSSDRKGRKTETGSWKITGKRKKIGSVGEKAYLTFYKGGKTDWTMQEYSIPVHNNHLHQKYTNVICCLRLKTDNKGRKANKQKSAHVISHSKKKGRKANAPCCKEGETSGDNITPDLENPVASAVTPLVHGHDEVNHQQFSPMLLPGSSFIEHTLSLMLDYEMQVASGENGEVSGKTTSDLVLENPSASTDISPLVQCDDEVSCQLSSQIYSPDFSEKMLSSLLDNAIQAPSGIDGELSGQIFSDFAHMLGNEKLVPSGENGAISGQTSSDIENQLAHAVISPLLHCPDEASSQLFSPDSSFKGKTLSFISDNDMHVPSGAYGELSGISTSDLENPLASAVVSSSVQCDDDASCQLVSQIYSPDSSKQMLSSLLDYKIQAPSGTDGELSGQSSSDFDNQVAFVAHCDDEMNRHLSWPMYSPDVSNEYYVKFADPFVVDREENDNRTTTGLFSTYRTSSKRPYVYFDGQFMGEAHTEEVNERAKRCVYWPLDG